A region from the Stutzerimonas stutzeri genome encodes:
- the hisS gene encoding histidine--tRNA ligase: MSKSLQAIRGMNDILPAQTPVWRYLETTLAQLLDSYGYSEIRLPILEFTDLFARGIGEGTDVVDKEMYTFLDRNEESLTLRPEGTAGCVRAVLEHGMTGGGQVQKLWYAGPMFRYEKPQKGRYRQFHQIGVEVFNQPGPDVDAELIVLTARLWKRLGMASAVTLQLNSLGSSEARATYRDALVGYLRQHFEQLDEDSQRRLTTNPLRILDSKNAQTQALLVDAPTLHDYLDDESRAHFEGLKARLEAAGINYQINPKLVRGLDYYGRTVFEWVTDKLGAQGTVCAGGRYDGLVSQFGGKPTPGVGFAMGIERLVLLLETLELVPEELNQPAHAFICAFGEAAELAALGLAERLRDALPGLRLLVNAGGGSFKSQFKKADKSGARYALILGDDELAGRVVGCKPLRDDSEQQSIAWDALPERLAACLA, from the coding sequence TTGAGCAAGTCCCTGCAAGCCATCCGTGGCATGAACGACATCCTGCCGGCCCAGACGCCGGTCTGGCGCTACCTGGAAACCACCCTCGCGCAGTTGCTCGACAGTTACGGGTATAGCGAAATCCGCTTGCCCATCCTCGAATTTACCGATCTGTTCGCACGCGGCATCGGCGAGGGCACCGATGTGGTCGACAAGGAGATGTATACCTTCCTCGACCGTAACGAAGAATCCCTGACGTTGCGTCCCGAAGGCACCGCCGGTTGCGTGCGCGCCGTGCTCGAGCATGGCATGACCGGTGGCGGTCAGGTGCAGAAGCTCTGGTACGCGGGGCCGATGTTTCGCTACGAGAAGCCGCAAAAAGGGCGGTACCGTCAGTTCCATCAGATTGGCGTGGAGGTCTTCAATCAGCCGGGCCCGGATGTCGATGCCGAGCTGATCGTGTTGACCGCGCGGCTTTGGAAGCGCCTTGGGATGGCCAGCGCGGTCACGCTGCAGCTCAATAGCCTGGGTTCCAGTGAGGCTCGCGCGACCTACCGAGACGCGTTGGTCGGTTATCTGCGCCAGCACTTCGAACAGCTCGACGAAGACAGCCAGCGCCGACTGACCACCAACCCGCTGCGCATTCTGGATAGCAAGAATGCCCAGACCCAGGCGTTGCTGGTCGATGCGCCGACGCTGCATGACTACCTTGATGACGAGTCGCGGGCTCACTTCGAAGGCCTCAAGGCGCGTCTCGAGGCGGCCGGGATCAACTATCAGATCAACCCGAAGCTGGTGCGCGGCCTGGATTATTACGGTCGTACCGTCTTCGAATGGGTCACCGACAAGTTGGGCGCGCAGGGGACCGTCTGTGCAGGTGGTCGCTATGACGGCCTGGTCAGCCAGTTCGGTGGCAAGCCCACGCCGGGTGTCGGTTTCGCCATGGGGATCGAGCGTCTGGTGCTGCTGCTGGAAACCTTGGAACTGGTTCCGGAGGAGCTGAATCAACCGGCGCATGCGTTCATTTGCGCCTTCGGCGAGGCTGCCGAACTCGCGGCCCTGGGCCTTGCCGAGCGGCTGCGCGATGCCTTGCCGGGCCTTCGCCTACTGGTCAATGCCGGTGGCGGTAGTTTCAAGAGCCAGTTCAAGAAGGCCGACAAGAGCGGTGCGCGTTATGCACTGATTCTGGGTGACGACGAACTGGCAGGGCGCGTGGTAGGTTGCAAGCCGCTGCGTGACGACAGCGAACAACAAAGCATTGCCTGGGATGCTCTACCCGAGCGTCTGGCTGCCTGTCTGGCTTGA
- a CDS encoding YfgM family protein, whose translation MTSGTEEEQLAQIKEWWQRNGKPLLLGGALALVVVFGWQFWQKHQLNQAQAASALYQQLLNVALAESGADTAEVSRLGNLLQKEFSGSHYAQYGSLFLAKVAVETGRLDEAATNLRSVLDSPADKTLEELARQRLARVLAAQDKAEEALALLKGDAVKAFAASREELRGDLLVQLNRPDEAQAAYSKAKDLLSQDAAIGGLQLKLDDLARGEA comes from the coding sequence GTGACCTCGGGTACCGAAGAAGAACAGCTGGCGCAAATCAAGGAGTGGTGGCAGCGCAACGGCAAGCCCTTGCTGTTAGGGGGCGCACTTGCGCTGGTGGTGGTGTTTGGCTGGCAGTTCTGGCAGAAGCATCAGCTCAACCAGGCCCAGGCGGCCTCGGCGCTGTATCAGCAATTGCTTAACGTCGCGCTGGCCGAGAGCGGGGCTGATACGGCCGAAGTCTCACGACTGGGCAATCTGTTGCAGAAGGAGTTTTCCGGTTCGCACTACGCTCAGTACGGCAGTCTCTTCTTGGCCAAGGTAGCGGTGGAGACAGGTCGCCTCGACGAGGCTGCAACGAACCTGCGCAGTGTGCTGGACAGCCCTGCCGACAAGACGCTCGAAGAGCTCGCCCGCCAGCGTCTGGCTCGTGTACTGGCTGCGCAGGACAAGGCCGAAGAGGCGCTGGCGCTGCTGAAGGGCGATGCCGTGAAGGCGTTTGCTGCCAGCCGCGAAGAACTCAGAGGCGACCTGCTCGTCCAGCTGAATCGCCCGGATGAAGCTCAGGCGGCCTATTCCAAGGCGAAAGATTTGCTGTCGCAGGATGCCGCAATCGGCGGCCTGCAGTTGAAACTGGACGACCTGGCTCGTGGAGAGGCGTGA
- the bamB gene encoding outer membrane protein assembly factor BamB yields the protein MRWKTAALLTLAVLAAGCSSNGKKEPEPAELVKFDAEIQLKEEWSRSIGDGQGETYNLLTPVVYGNEIFAADVDGLVVAMDRTTGKVNWKQDLDVPISGAVGAGYGLVLVGTLRGEVLALDVSTGEERWRSQVSSEVLAAPAVNGDVVVVQTQDDRVIALEIDTGAQRWSYESSPAVLTLRGTGAPLLTNQLAVAGLSSGKVVALDTRRGLPVWEQRVAVPQGRSELERVVDIDGGLLLSGGTLYVASFQGRAAALDLESGRILWQRDASTATGVALGYGSVYVSQADGTVLGIDERSTTVLWSNDSLLRRQLSAPAVFSSYVVVGDKEGYLHFLSQVDGRFVARTRIDSDGVRARPVVEGDWLYAYGNGGKLVALTIRQAD from the coding sequence ATGCGTTGGAAAACTGCAGCACTGCTGACCCTGGCCGTCCTGGCTGCTGGTTGTAGCAGCAATGGCAAGAAAGAACCTGAGCCGGCCGAGCTGGTCAAGTTCGACGCCGAGATTCAGCTGAAAGAAGAGTGGAGCCGCTCGATCGGCGACGGACAAGGCGAGACCTATAACCTCCTGACCCCTGTCGTATACGGCAACGAGATTTTCGCCGCCGACGTCGACGGGCTAGTGGTGGCCATGGATCGCACGACCGGCAAGGTCAACTGGAAGCAGGATCTGGACGTGCCGATCTCGGGCGCGGTTGGCGCCGGCTACGGCCTGGTTCTGGTCGGCACCTTGCGCGGTGAAGTGCTGGCGCTGGATGTCTCGACCGGCGAAGAACGCTGGCGCAGCCAGGTCAGCAGCGAAGTGCTCGCCGCGCCTGCCGTCAATGGCGATGTGGTTGTGGTTCAGACCCAGGACGATAGGGTCATCGCGCTCGAAATCGACACCGGTGCCCAGCGCTGGAGCTACGAAAGCTCGCCTGCGGTGCTGACGTTGCGTGGAACCGGTGCGCCGCTGCTGACCAATCAGCTGGCGGTAGCCGGCCTGTCCAGCGGCAAGGTGGTGGCCCTCGATACCCGCCGCGGCCTGCCGGTTTGGGAGCAGCGCGTCGCCGTTCCCCAGGGCCGTTCGGAGCTCGAGCGTGTCGTTGATATCGACGGCGGGCTGCTGCTCTCCGGTGGCACGCTTTACGTTGCGTCCTTCCAGGGCCGCGCTGCCGCACTTGATCTGGAGAGCGGGCGGATTCTCTGGCAGCGAGATGCGTCGACGGCGACCGGTGTTGCGCTGGGCTATGGCAGCGTATATGTCAGCCAGGCGGATGGCACCGTGCTGGGCATCGACGAGCGTTCGACTACTGTGCTCTGGAGTAACGACTCGCTGTTGCGCCGACAGTTGTCGGCGCCAGCGGTGTTCTCTAGTTACGTGGTGGTGGGCGATAAGGAAGGCTATCTGCACTTCCTCAGCCAGGTCGACGGCCGTTTCGTCGCTCGTACCCGAATCGACAGTGACGGTGTCCGTGCGCGGCCGGTCGTCGAAGGGGACTGGCTGTATGCCTATGGTAATGGCGGCAAGCTGGTCGCCTTGACCATTCGCCAGGCGGACTGA
- the der gene encoding ribosome biogenesis GTPase Der, with protein MVPVIALVGRPNVGKSTLFNRLTKSRDAIVAEYAGLTRDRQYGEAKWQGRTYIVIDTGGLTGDEEGIDAKMAEQSLQAMQEADAVMFMVDARAGMTPGDQMIAEHLRKMNKRHFLVANKVDSIDPDIARAEFSPLGLGDALPIAAAHGRGISHMLEQALGAFPKDNAEATEAEGEGEAEEGEVVAEGQELKRIPGPSEKDGIKIAIIGRPNVGKSTLVNRMLGEERVIVYDQAGTTRDSIYIPFERGDEKYTLIDTAGVRRRGKIFEAVEKFSVVKTLQAIQDANVVIFVMDAREGVVEHDLNLLGFVLDSGRALVIALNKWDGMEPSERDYVKTELERRLFFVEFADIHFISAKHGTGVGNLYKSVQASFTSAVTRWPTSRLTQILEDAVREHAPPMVASRRIKLRYAHLGGANPPLIVIHGNQVDAIPKSYTRYLENTYRRVLKLVGTPIRIEYKGSENPFEGKKNTLTDRQVNKKRRLMSHHKKAEKKRRDKKR; from the coding sequence ATGGTTCCCGTAATCGCCCTGGTGGGTCGCCCTAACGTTGGCAAATCCACCCTGTTCAATCGTCTGACCAAGAGCCGTGACGCCATTGTCGCGGAGTACGCCGGTCTGACTCGTGATCGCCAGTATGGCGAGGCCAAGTGGCAAGGTCGCACCTACATTGTCATCGATACCGGAGGGTTGACCGGAGACGAAGAAGGCATCGACGCCAAGATGGCTGAGCAGTCGCTACAGGCGATGCAGGAAGCCGATGCGGTGATGTTCATGGTCGATGCGCGTGCCGGCATGACTCCGGGCGACCAGATGATCGCCGAGCACCTGCGCAAGATGAACAAGCGCCACTTCCTCGTCGCCAACAAGGTCGACAGCATTGACCCGGATATTGCACGGGCCGAGTTCAGTCCGCTGGGGCTAGGCGATGCCTTGCCGATTGCCGCTGCTCACGGTCGTGGCATCAGCCATATGCTGGAGCAAGCGCTCGGTGCCTTTCCCAAGGACAACGCCGAGGCAACCGAAGCCGAAGGCGAAGGTGAGGCCGAAGAGGGCGAGGTGGTCGCCGAAGGGCAGGAGCTCAAGCGCATCCCCGGGCCGAGCGAAAAGGACGGCATCAAGATCGCCATCATCGGCCGGCCCAATGTCGGCAAGTCGACCCTGGTCAACCGCATGCTCGGCGAAGAGCGGGTCATCGTCTACGATCAGGCCGGCACGACGCGCGACAGCATCTATATCCCGTTCGAGCGGGGCGACGAGAAATACACCCTGATCGATACCGCTGGCGTGCGTCGCCGCGGCAAGATCTTCGAGGCGGTGGAGAAGTTCTCCGTGGTCAAGACGCTGCAGGCGATCCAGGACGCCAACGTGGTGATCTTCGTCATGGATGCGCGCGAAGGCGTGGTCGAGCATGACCTCAACCTGCTCGGCTTCGTCCTCGACAGCGGCCGGGCTCTGGTGATCGCGCTGAACAAGTGGGACGGCATGGAGCCGAGCGAGCGCGACTACGTCAAGACCGAGCTCGAGCGCCGGTTGTTCTTCGTCGAGTTCGCCGACATCCATTTCATCTCCGCCAAGCACGGCACCGGCGTCGGCAATCTATACAAGTCGGTGCAGGCCTCGTTCACTTCCGCCGTCACACGCTGGCCCACCAGCCGTCTGACGCAGATTCTCGAAGACGCCGTGCGCGAGCATGCACCGCCGATGGTGGCCAGCCGTCGCATCAAGCTGCGTTACGCTCACCTGGGCGGCGCCAACCCGCCGCTGATCGTGATTCACGGCAACCAGGTCGACGCCATCCCCAAGTCCTACACGCGCTATCTGGAGAACACCTATCGGCGTGTGCTGAAGCTGGTGGGTACGCCGATCCGTATCGAGTACAAGGGCAGTGAGAACCCGTTCGAGGGCAAGAAGAACACCCTCACTGACCGCCAGGTGAACAAGAAGCGCAGGCTCATGTCGCACCACAAGAAGGCCGAGAAGAAGCGTCGCGACAAGAAGCGCTGA
- the cysE gene encoding serine O-acetyltransferase, with translation MPTQATDTRWDELRNQADRAIQTEPTLAELFRQTIVQQPDFGCALAHRISKVLAGASERPETLFERFASAHRQAPSLAEQAWRDLQAIVSRDPAFDTALEVFLFSKGFLALQAYRVGHHLQQRGERLLALFIQARCNERLAIDINPASRIGSGIMLDHGTGIVIGETAEVGDDVSILQGVTLGGTGKESGNRHPKVRSGVMIGAGAKILGNIEIGEGAKVGAGSVVLQPVPPHTTVVGNPARQAGKPKHARPALDMDQTLDEG, from the coding sequence ATGCCGACCCAAGCCACCGACACCCGCTGGGACGAACTGCGCAACCAGGCCGACCGTGCCATCCAGACCGAACCAACCCTCGCCGAGCTCTTTCGACAGACCATCGTCCAGCAGCCGGATTTTGGCTGCGCGCTGGCCCATCGGATCAGCAAAGTGCTGGCCGGCGCATCGGAGCGGCCGGAAACGCTGTTCGAGCGGTTCGCCAGCGCCCATCGTCAGGCCCCGTCGCTGGCCGAACAGGCTTGGCGTGACCTGCAGGCGATCGTCAGCCGCGACCCTGCTTTCGATACGGCGCTGGAGGTGTTCCTGTTCTCGAAGGGCTTCCTTGCGCTGCAGGCCTACCGAGTCGGCCATCACCTGCAGCAGCGCGGAGAGCGTTTGCTGGCCCTGTTCATCCAGGCACGCTGCAACGAACGGCTGGCCATCGATATCAACCCGGCCAGCCGGATAGGCAGCGGCATAATGCTCGACCACGGGACAGGCATCGTCATCGGGGAAACCGCCGAGGTGGGCGACGACGTCTCGATCCTCCAGGGCGTGACTTTGGGAGGGACCGGCAAGGAAAGCGGGAATCGCCACCCGAAGGTCCGCAGTGGGGTGATGATCGGCGCGGGCGCGAAGATACTCGGCAATATCGAAATCGGCGAAGGCGCCAAGGTCGGCGCCGGCAGCGTCGTGCTGCAACCCGTGCCGCCCCACACTACGGTGGTGGGAAATCCGGCACGCCAGGCCGGCAAGCCAAAGCATGCGCGCCCGGCGCTGGATATGGACCAGACGCTCGACGAAGGCTGA
- a CDS encoding pyridoxal phosphate-dependent aminotransferase, translating into MLSKLPNVGTTIFTTMSQLAMQTGALNLSQGFPDFDGPDALREAVARHVMAGHNQYAPMTGLPALREQVAAKVASLYGRQVDADADVTITPGATQAIFCAIHAVVRPGDEVIVFDPCYDSYEPAVELAGGTCIHQALSLPDFVIDWQRLADAITPRTRMIVLNTPHNPSGALIDMADLQRLAELIRDRDIYLLSDEVYEHLVFDGREHASVLRHDELYQRAFVVSSFGKTYHVTGWKTGYVVAPAALSSELRKVHQYVSFTGVTPLQWALADFMAAHPEHLSELPGFYQAKRDLFCNLLAGSRFSFTRAAGTYFQLADYSAIRPDLSDVAMAEWLTREHGVASIPISVFYQTPPEESRLIRFCFAKREETLRQAAERLCAI; encoded by the coding sequence ATGCTCAGTAAATTGCCCAATGTCGGCACCACCATCTTCACCACCATGTCACAGCTGGCCATGCAGACCGGCGCGCTGAATCTGTCCCAGGGTTTCCCTGATTTCGATGGGCCCGATGCGCTGCGTGAAGCGGTGGCTCGGCATGTCATGGCAGGCCACAACCAGTACGCTCCGATGACCGGGCTACCGGCGCTGCGCGAGCAGGTCGCTGCCAAGGTGGCATCGCTCTATGGTCGACAGGTCGACGCCGATGCGGATGTCACCATCACGCCGGGCGCGACCCAGGCGATTTTCTGTGCGATCCATGCCGTGGTTCGTCCGGGCGATGAGGTGATCGTCTTCGACCCCTGCTATGACAGTTACGAGCCCGCCGTGGAGCTGGCTGGCGGGACCTGCATCCACCAGGCGCTGAGCCTGCCGGATTTCGTCATCGACTGGCAGCGGCTGGCCGATGCGATCACGCCGCGCACGCGGATGATCGTCCTGAACACACCGCATAACCCGAGCGGCGCGCTGATCGACATGGCGGACCTGCAAAGGCTGGCCGAGCTGATACGTGACCGGGATATCTACCTGCTCAGCGATGAAGTCTATGAACATCTGGTGTTCGACGGGCGCGAGCACGCCAGCGTGTTGCGTCATGACGAGCTTTATCAGCGAGCCTTCGTTGTCAGCTCGTTCGGCAAGACCTATCACGTCACCGGCTGGAAGACGGGTTATGTGGTCGCGCCGGCGGCGTTGAGCAGCGAGCTGCGCAAGGTTCATCAGTACGTCAGCTTCACCGGCGTTACGCCGCTGCAATGGGCGCTGGCCGACTTCATGGCCGCGCACCCCGAACACCTCAGCGAACTTCCAGGTTTCTATCAGGCCAAGCGCGACCTGTTCTGCAATCTGCTGGCCGGCTCGCGTTTCAGTTTCACCCGCGCGGCGGGCACCTATTTCCAGTTGGCGGACTATTCGGCGATTCGACCCGATCTCAGCGATGTTGCCATGGCCGAGTGGCTGACCCGCGAGCATGGAGTGGCGAGCATTCCGATCTCCGTGTTCTATCAGACGCCGCCTGAGGAATCGCGGCTGATCCGCTTCTGCTTCGCCAAACGAGAGGAGACGCTGCGTCAGGCAGCGGAACGACTATGCGCGATCTGA
- a CDS encoding amidohydrolase, with product MRDLNNLPDLELALIQTSLVWQDAAANRERFVDLMERARGADLIVLPEMFTTAFSMSSAELAEPEEGPTYVWMREQAARLDAVVTGSVIIEAADGSHRNRLLWVRPNGEISHYDKRHLFRMAGEHKHYTAGEQQALFELNGWHVRPLICYDLRFPVWSRDPHDTDLLLYTANWPAARRNAWNRLLPARAIENLCYVAAVNRIGEDGKGYPYSGDSQVLDYLGDPLLEAGDGDGVFRATLRGRDLAAYRSKFPAYHDGDAFELTL from the coding sequence ATGCGCGATCTGAACAACCTTCCCGACCTCGAGTTGGCGCTGATCCAGACCTCGCTCGTCTGGCAGGACGCCGCAGCCAACCGCGAGCGATTCGTCGATCTGATGGAGCGCGCTCGCGGCGCTGACCTGATCGTCCTGCCGGAAATGTTCACCACCGCATTCTCAATGAGCTCCGCCGAACTGGCCGAGCCCGAGGAGGGGCCGACCTACGTGTGGATGCGCGAGCAGGCGGCGCGTCTGGATGCGGTGGTGACCGGTAGCGTGATCATCGAGGCGGCAGACGGCAGCCATCGCAACCGTCTGCTCTGGGTGCGGCCGAACGGCGAGATTTCCCACTACGACAAGCGTCATCTGTTTCGCATGGCCGGCGAGCACAAACACTACACCGCGGGCGAGCAACAGGCGCTGTTCGAACTCAATGGCTGGCACGTACGTCCGCTGATCTGCTACGACCTGCGTTTCCCGGTCTGGAGCCGCGACCCGCATGACACCGACCTGCTGCTCTACACGGCTAACTGGCCTGCCGCTCGCCGTAACGCCTGGAACCGCCTGCTGCCGGCGCGAGCGATCGAGAACCTGTGCTACGTCGCAGCGGTTAACCGGATCGGTGAAGACGGCAAGGGCTATCCCTACAGCGGCGACAGCCAGGTGCTGGACTATCTCGGCGACCCGCTGCTGGAAGCAGGGGACGGCGACGGTGTCTTTCGAGCGACGTTGCGGGGTCGAGACCTGGCCGCGTATCGCAGCAAGTTCCCGGCCTACCACGACGGTGATGCCTTCGAGCTAACGCTCTAG